CATTAGTTGTTTTTGGCTAAATGtgcatttaaaagaaaaattatttttgataaatagaAATAACCAAGCATCCAAACATGGAAACAACTTCATTTTTTACAGTTCATATTGCCTAGGACTATTGCATTTTACAGTTCATATATGTGCAATGTATACTTGGATTTGGATTTGGTGTAGTAAATACATTACGCAAATCGTAATCGCAACTGTTTGATATCAAATTAATGGCCCGattgtattaaatatttgatattggTTTTGTGTAATCTAAACCGTCTCAGGGCATAGGTCAAATCTGTGTGTAAATGCGTGCTTTTTGTAAACTTACACTTTGTTCTTTATCatggaaaaagaaaggaaagaaaaacataaGTAGTGCAACTTAGATGGGAAACAATGTGAGGACGTTTGATATGTTGGATGCAGGTTCAAACCTGCAGTATAACTCTTCTCTGCATTAGATagtatgaaattaatttaacCAATTGTCCATATCCTTAAAATCcttattttatacaaaaattactTTCTATATTAGTTCTGTTAAAATTTGTTATTCATTCAGTcaataaattaaagaattaaataagttttttatctttataaatatactgtattttatttttaatttctataaaaaaatttaaacaatagttcttcaaatgtattttattaactatgtTGGTTCCTACTTTTTAGTCAATTTATGTGTATCATTCAAATTTTGCATGATTTTTTTAGACACTTATAACATTATAAGAATCtctcttataaaaatttaatttttttttaataaaagatgaactaaatatgaaaaatcatatatgtaaaaatcattaaaaaaattcaagtatatataagtatatatttttttaaagtacatattttttaaacagGTATATACAAGTATCTCTCCcaaaaaaaacaagaatataGAACTGGAGATTGAGAGAGTAAAGGTGCTATGATTATGATCATTTGACGATAATAACGTATCAAacttaaagtatttttttattttattttatgaagagGTATTTTCATTTGTTATTATGTGGAAATAATCTTACAATTTATAACTTATGAAGAAAGTGTTtcggtaaaaaaaaataaaccttaTCTAGAAAGTGTAATTTTTTATCCAAACATGCGTGTAATATAGATTATCTCTTTTTCAAAAGAGTAgtatatttttatctattttactGGAATATagcttatcttttttttttcacctaataatatagattatctaaatcatataataataaaaggaaaTATGACATTTAGTTGAATAATTCCgtaatttgtttgaatttaattatactttttGTGTGAAAAAGTTTCTAACTACTACTTTGTAAAAGTAGTACTATACCATATATACTTTTATATTATCtaagaataattttttcttttcataattaTTTAAGAATCTTCATATGtgactcaaaaaaaaaaaaaaaagcatcatAATATGTGAGTTGTCAACATGTCATTAACTCATTATACATAAAGACTCAATTTTTGTCATACATAGAGATAGAATTGAAATATATTATGACTGTTTGATGACGATAATGTATCAATGAATAAGGAACTTTATTatagttttgagtaaaaaaaaatatataactagtTTTACATTTTATATCTTAACAAGGAAATTTACCAATCTTATCTCTATCCTGTGTGTAATGCCTTATCTTAGTATACAATAATAGCAAATAATTGAAACTCGATTATTAATAATCTTTTCCaatttatttatacaaatattGCAATAACTCATgatatatatgtttattcagACCAGTGATTGGTGAAGCATAAACTGATGACTAACATGGATGGACAATCACTCCATAATGCTAAGAAACTCGTTCCGGTACCGCCTCCTTTGCCTCGTTCAGCAGCAACTGGTTATCCTTGTGAGTATCTGGTGATGAATAATTTAGCTCCCAGAGGGCAAAGCAGCTGTATCTCTTCAGCAACAAGAGATTTGTGGGAGCGCCTTTTCAATGAAGGTTATAAAGCAGATGTTCGCATTAATACGGATAACGGTGGCATTGTTTATGCTCATTCTAGCATTATTGTAAGTTCATTCACCTCACTTGATTTTGGTATTACTGATTAGCTACATCAAAATTCATTGTCAAAACATGTTTTTCATTGAACTATGCTCATACTTTGAACGAATTAGTAGTAGACAGAAGGTTTTTCATAGACTTAGCAGGTTTAGTTAAGCAACTAGTCAATTTTTTAGGTTGTACATGTCACTGATTAAGAATTGAATAATTGATTGTATGATCTGCTTAGAATTATACCGAGGTTGTATGATCTGCTGTCATCATGGAATACTGATATTTGGTCATTAAACATTAATGTGAATGATCTTTATGTTATCTTGAATTCAATTATTGTGATTACCACTCACTTCATACTACATGAACAGGCCGTGGCTTCTCCTGTATTGAGAGGCATGCTGAAGCAAGCAGATCGTCGCAATCGATGGCGTTCAATCTCAATCTTTGGGGTTCCACATGATGCTGTGCGAGTTTTTATTCGATACTTGTACTCTTCCTGGTATGTTTGATTCCTTTACGAACCTCAAAACCACTGAAATGTTTTTCTCCCTTTAATGTAGAATTGGGCTTGATTACATTCTCTGGAATTTTATTTGTGCAAAAAATTAGATGCTATTGCAcgaaatatatattgaaatacTCTCATTCATTCTCGATAGGCAAATGTTAATTTCAAAACAGTAGAAGTGTGAAgttgaaacaaattaaaaaattgagttttgtTTGGGGGTTGAGGGAGGAGATCAATACAGCTGATCAAGGTTACCGATGAATGCAATCTATTTTCTGAATGTATTGTAGTTGTCGTTGCTGAAATGCATTGCGCATCATAGAGATGTACTGATTTTTTCGTGCCTTTTTTCATAGTTATGAGAAAGAAGAAATGGAGGAATTTGTCCTACATTTGTTGGTGCTTTCGCATGTATACTCGGTTCCTCACTTGAAGCGTTTATGTGAACAGAAGCTAGAATTGGGTCTACTCAACATAGATAATGTAGTTGATGTATTTCAACTTGCATTACTGTGTGATTCTCCACGGCTCAGTCTCATCTGTCACCGTAAAATAATCAAACACTTCAAAACTGTTTCGGCTTCAGAAGGATGGAAAGCAATGAAGCTGAGCCACCCAATTCTAGAAAAGGAAGTTCTGGAATCAatgattgaagaagaaaatgtaAGGCTCTGTCTTTGCCCCtcatttgttttgtattttacaATAGATAATTAGTCCATGGTctaattgattttgaatgaacTGATTCACCAGAGTAAGAAGGAGAGGGTCAGAAAAATGAACGAAAGAGAGATCTATCTGCAATTATATGATGCAATGGAAGCTCTTGTTCACATATGTAGAGATGGTTGTCGAACTATTGGCCCTCACGACAAAGCCTTCAAAGCAAACCAACCATGTAGGTATGCATCCTGCAAAGGGCTTGAATTGCTCGTTCGTCATTTTGCTGGCTGCAAGTTGAGAGTCCCAGGAGGTTGTGCTCATTGCAAGAGAATGTGGCAACTGTTGGAGTTGCATTCTCGACTATGCGCTGATCCGGATATTTGTAGAGTTCCTTTGTGCAGGTAACAATATTATATGTTATCTGTTTCGATCTAAGGTTCTACTTAATTCAGCTCAATCATTCAGATG
This region of Cicer arietinum cultivar CDC Frontier isolate Library 1 chromosome 8, Cicar.CDCFrontier_v2.0, whole genome shotgun sequence genomic DNA includes:
- the LOC101495512 gene encoding BTB/POZ and TAZ domain-containing protein 4 — translated: MTNMDGQSLHNAKKLVPVPPPLPRSAATGYPCEYLVMNNLAPRGQSSCISSATRDLWERLFNEGYKADVRINTDNGGIVYAHSSIIAVASPVLRGMLKQADRRNRWRSISIFGVPHDAVRVFIRYLYSSCYEKEEMEEFVLHLLVLSHVYSVPHLKRLCEQKLELGLLNIDNVVDVFQLALLCDSPRLSLICHRKIIKHFKTVSASEGWKAMKLSHPILEKEVLESMIEEENSKKERVRKMNEREIYLQLYDAMEALVHICRDGCRTIGPHDKAFKANQPCRYASCKGLELLVRHFAGCKLRVPGGCAHCKRMWQLLELHSRLCADPDICRVPLCRNFKQRISKQSKKDEIRWKILVEKILRTRGIGIASCFRRL